A genomic window from Streptomyces sp. NBC_00234 includes:
- a CDS encoding MBL fold metallo-hydrolase has protein sequence MRWLGVAGWELAFGGRSLLFDPYLSRMPYQGADGALDPRLPLRVDRAAVAQVAAEQLTGAPELVLVSHGHFDHIADVPQLLAHPQWRRRRIRTLCDVTSRHLLTALGTPAERVADMIPVRGGEYLQFDGYTVQVIPSLHSQGADHGYFAPDSLTAPLTKRPTTLGELPEGGTLMYMVSFDGGPSVLLSGASNYIARELEGLRPDVAVISMTAHSGVYRYLDRLLDVLGDPPLIIPSHHDDMVSDLRAGATNSLWTAPTATAVTALGTAADGRAATASRVLTPQPLVPMDITAELR, from the coding sequence ATGCGCTGGCTCGGGGTGGCCGGCTGGGAGCTCGCCTTCGGTGGCCGCAGCCTGCTCTTCGACCCGTATCTGAGCCGCATGCCCTACCAGGGCGCGGACGGCGCGCTCGATCCCCGGCTCCCCCTGCGCGTGGACCGGGCGGCGGTGGCGCAGGTGGCCGCCGAGCAGCTCACGGGAGCTCCCGAGCTCGTCCTCGTCAGTCACGGCCACTTCGACCACATCGCCGACGTACCGCAGCTGCTCGCCCATCCCCAGTGGCGGCGGCGCCGCATCCGCACCCTGTGCGACGTGACCTCGCGGCATCTGCTCACCGCGCTCGGTACGCCCGCCGAGCGGGTCGCCGACATGATCCCCGTACGGGGCGGCGAGTACCTCCAGTTCGACGGCTACACCGTGCAGGTGATCCCGAGCCTGCACAGCCAGGGCGCTGACCACGGCTACTTCGCCCCGGACTCCCTCACCGCTCCGCTGACGAAGCGGCCCACGACCCTCGGCGAACTGCCCGAGGGCGGGACGCTGATGTACATGGTCAGCTTCGACGGCGGACCCTCCGTGCTGCTCTCCGGCGCCAGCAACTACATCGCCCGCGAGCTGGAGGGCCTGCGGCCGGACGTCGCCGTGATCAGCATGACCGCGCACTCCGGGGTGTACCGCTACCTGGACCGGCTGCTCGACGTGCTCGGCGATCCCCCGCTGATCATCCCCAGTCACCACGACGACATGGTCTCCGACCTCCGGGCCGGCGCCACGAACTCCCTGTGGACGGCGCCGACCGCGACCGCCGTCACCGCGCTGGGCACGGCCGCCGACGGACGTGCGGCCACGGCCAGCCGGGTGCTGACACCGCAGCCGCTCGTCCCGATGGACATCACGGCCGAGCTGCGCTGA
- a CDS encoding penicillin-binding transpeptidase domain-containing protein, with translation MARQNDYYSPAPHGKRRSTGSRVLVALLVLAVVSGVGYWGYTALAGDEGEDDPEVTAAAAQLEKFIGAWETGDAKAAASFTDTPSNAESLLTSVTKNLGPSKTEITPGDGEKKTSGEVQFPFDVAMKIPGAADYTWDSRAKVLKKDGAWLVEFNTPMIHPKMVAGQTLALQSQERASVLDTNGDELRASSVVGAVDPKTGKGISGLEARYDKQLSGGGGGAKSVVVVDRNSGQVVKRLTKNSEGKREPVRTTIDPKIQEAAADALEGVTKSAAIVAIDPSTGNILAAANKPGGQNRALSGQYPPGSTFKVVTAAALLKQGMRPDDVAECPKFAYVDGQRFENQGQFVLPGGSTFRDSFAHSCNTFFVNSAGKLSNAALNETSRAFGIGGSWDVGATTYDGSVPVANGVNDKAASTIGQARVLASPLVMASLAATVKAGEFKQPVLVPDAVKKKYEATDRLDPGVTSALREMMRATVTRGAGKALQGIAGEPHAKTGTAEFGNDTPLRTHAWMIGYQGESNLAWSVLLEDGGSGGSDAGPIAAKFLGNLG, from the coding sequence ATGGCTCGACAGAACGATTACTACAGTCCTGCCCCGCACGGAAAGCGGCGATCCACGGGAAGCCGTGTGCTGGTGGCCCTGTTGGTGCTGGCGGTGGTGTCAGGCGTCGGTTACTGGGGATACACCGCACTGGCCGGCGACGAGGGCGAGGACGATCCCGAAGTCACCGCGGCCGCGGCCCAGCTGGAGAAGTTCATCGGCGCCTGGGAGACGGGCGACGCGAAGGCTGCTGCTTCGTTCACGGACACCCCGTCGAATGCGGAATCGCTCCTCACGTCCGTCACGAAGAATCTGGGACCCTCGAAGACGGAGATCACTCCTGGTGACGGGGAGAAGAAGACTTCCGGCGAAGTTCAATTCCCGTTCGACGTGGCGATGAAGATTCCGGGTGCCGCGGACTACACCTGGGACTCCCGGGCCAAAGTCCTGAAGAAGGACGGCGCCTGGCTGGTCGAGTTCAACACGCCCATGATCCATCCGAAGATGGTCGCCGGGCAGACGCTGGCCCTCCAGTCCCAGGAGCGCGCCTCCGTCCTCGACACGAACGGGGACGAGCTCCGTGCCTCCTCCGTGGTCGGAGCGGTCGACCCGAAGACCGGCAAGGGGATCTCCGGGCTGGAGGCCCGTTACGACAAGCAGCTCTCCGGCGGGGGCGGCGGCGCCAAGTCGGTGGTCGTCGTCGACCGTAATTCCGGACAGGTCGTGAAGCGGCTCACGAAGAACTCCGAAGGGAAACGCGAGCCGGTCCGGACGACCATTGATCCGAAGATCCAGGAAGCGGCGGCCGACGCACTGGAAGGGGTCACGAAGAGCGCGGCGATTGTCGCGATCGACCCCTCCACCGGGAACATCCTCGCGGCGGCCAACAAACCCGGCGGACAGAATCGCGCACTGAGCGGACAGTATCCGCCGGGTTCCACATTCAAAGTCGTGACGGCGGCGGCGCTGCTGAAGCAGGGCATGCGCCCCGATGACGTGGCGGAATGCCCGAAGTTCGCGTATGTGGACGGCCAGCGGTTCGAGAACCAGGGTCAGTTCGTCCTGCCCGGGGGATCGACCTTCCGGGACTCCTTCGCCCACTCCTGCAATACCTTCTTCGTCAATTCGGCCGGAAAGCTTTCGAACGCGGCGCTGAACGAAACGTCGCGGGCCTTCGGTATCGGGGGCTCGTGGGACGTCGGTGCCACCACGTACGACGGAAGTGTGCCGGTGGCCAACGGCGTCAACGACAAGGCGGCCTCGACCATCGGCCAGGCCCGGGTGCTGGCCTCGCCGCTGGTGATGGCCTCGCTCGCGGCGACGGTGAAGGCCGGCGAGTTCAAGCAGCCGGTGCTGGTTCCGGACGCGGTGAAGAAGAAGTACGAGGCCACGGACCGGCTCGACCCCGGGGTGACGTCCGCGCTCCGCGAGATGATGCGCGCCACCGTCACCCGGGGCGCGGGCAAGGCGCTCCAGGGCATCGCGGGGGAGCCGCACGCCAAGACCGGCACGGCGGAGTTCGGCAACGACACCCCGCTGCGTACCCACGCCTGGATGATCGGCTACCAGGGCGAGAGCAACCTCGCCTGGTCGGTGCTGCTGGAGGACGGCGGTTCGGGCGGATCGGACGCGGGTCCGATCGCGGCCAAGTTCCTGGGGAACCTGGGCTGA
- a CDS encoding ATP-grasp domain-containing protein has product MTTPLADYAQFADKRIAIVEHMQNHPFVLGLRQAREHGLEVWLLTGDRSWYTHGHDWDSHPLAQVVDRVIDVDTTDLDAVLASVTGEDGKPLVDGLTSFSDYHTVIAAQAAQRLGLPGPDPEAVETANVKDRLRVALGDVPFNIPHVLVSDKDQLEAAARRLGFPMIAKPPAEAISYGVRRVDDMAELTEAWNELSGIRKSLRGQQRSGDVLLETYVEGVEVSVETMTVDGHTHVFGVTSKDLFGDPAYIECGHTFPVPLSDESRDELYSVVRKTLEAIGYRHGPCHTEVRHTESGWRIIEANPRTPSSCMTMLVTDVTGRSPILDAWLLTIGATPAIEPVVHSGGAAVRMIYPAKRGTLKRVDGVEAAEAVPGVQVLLHVEKGDSLLQRMDNSSCVGFTYCNGPDRLEAQALADKAASYLDFVVEEEQA; this is encoded by the coding sequence ATGACAACACCCCTGGCTGACTACGCGCAGTTCGCGGACAAGCGGATCGCCATCGTCGAGCACATGCAGAACCACCCATTCGTCCTCGGCCTGCGCCAGGCCCGCGAGCACGGCCTGGAGGTGTGGCTGCTGACCGGTGACCGCTCCTGGTACACCCACGGCCACGACTGGGACTCCCACCCGCTCGCCCAGGTCGTCGACCGGGTGATCGACGTGGACACCACCGATCTCGACGCGGTCCTCGCCTCGGTGACCGGCGAGGACGGCAAGCCCCTGGTGGACGGGCTGACCTCGTTCTCCGACTACCACACCGTGATCGCCGCCCAGGCCGCTCAGCGGCTCGGTCTGCCGGGCCCCGACCCGGAGGCCGTCGAGACCGCCAACGTCAAGGACCGGCTGCGGGTCGCGCTCGGCGACGTACCGTTCAACATCCCTCACGTGCTGGTCAGCGACAAGGACCAGCTGGAGGCCGCGGCACGCAGGCTCGGCTTCCCGATGATCGCCAAGCCCCCTGCGGAGGCGATCAGTTACGGGGTGCGCCGCGTCGACGACATGGCCGAACTGACCGAGGCGTGGAACGAGCTCTCCGGCATACGCAAGAGCCTGCGGGGCCAGCAGCGCTCCGGGGACGTCCTGCTGGAGACGTACGTCGAGGGCGTCGAGGTCAGCGTCGAGACGATGACGGTCGACGGCCACACGCACGTCTTCGGCGTCACGTCGAAGGACCTGTTCGGCGACCCCGCGTACATCGAGTGCGGACACACCTTCCCCGTGCCGCTCTCCGACGAGTCGCGCGACGAGCTGTACTCCGTCGTCCGCAAGACCCTCGAGGCCATCGGATACCGGCACGGGCCCTGCCACACCGAGGTGCGGCACACCGAGTCGGGCTGGCGGATCATCGAGGCCAACCCCCGTACGCCGTCCAGCTGTATGACGATGCTGGTCACCGACGTCACCGGGCGCAGCCCCATCCTGGACGCCTGGCTGCTGACCATCGGAGCGACCCCGGCGATCGAGCCCGTCGTGCACTCCGGCGGCGCGGCCGTCCGCATGATCTACCCGGCGAAGCGCGGCACGCTGAAGCGCGTCGACGGCGTGGAGGCCGCCGAGGCGGTACCGGGCGTCCAGGTGCTGCTGCACGTGGAGAAGGGCGACTCGCTCCTCCAGCGCATGGACAACTCCTCCTGCGTCGGCTTCACCTACTGCAACGGCCCCGACCGGCTCGAAGCGCAGGCGCTCGCCGACAAGGCCGCCTCGTATCTCGACTTCGTCGTCGAGGAGGAGCAGGCGTGA
- a CDS encoding GNAT family N-acetyltransferase — protein sequence MSHPHDVQNRDGVLAAPDAAALVGMGWNDLAGVEDFFQTPRWLAVQERNSGTTMDFLVQHRDGAPVAGLVAAWATDSVPWLLARPDAMLSRAADEDVPDAVGILAEVADGDASSLLPSLVCGGRHLGRTRMLTTPDARPEDLASLLDHAEGLAEERKAASVCFPHVDVRDTGLVDLLESRGYRSHTSAHYAWLPIPPGGWDQFLAEMSKHRRRRVRLERRALAEAGVEVTVEALTQELVPRLGELDSNLLKKYGNPASPEHSAGLLSWIADVMGDDVMVSVARQNGVVIGFGMVLRSRARGEEHWFGHRAGFDYEAQGKLPLYYDVLYYRVLEAAAAAGVSVLHAGIGSVEAKLARGCQASEERSYLLRLPRTDRDRRTAPR from the coding sequence GTGAGCCACCCGCACGACGTGCAGAACCGGGACGGGGTCCTGGCGGCCCCGGACGCCGCCGCGCTCGTGGGCATGGGGTGGAACGACCTCGCGGGCGTGGAGGACTTCTTCCAGACGCCCCGCTGGCTGGCGGTGCAGGAACGCAACTCCGGTACGACGATGGACTTCCTGGTGCAGCACCGGGACGGGGCGCCCGTCGCCGGGCTCGTCGCGGCCTGGGCGACCGACTCCGTGCCCTGGCTGCTCGCCCGGCCCGACGCGATGCTCTCCCGGGCCGCCGACGAGGACGTCCCGGACGCGGTGGGCATCCTCGCCGAGGTGGCGGACGGCGACGCGTCGTCCCTGCTGCCCTCGCTGGTGTGCGGGGGCAGGCACCTCGGACGTACCCGGATGCTGACCACCCCCGACGCCCGGCCCGAGGACCTCGCGTCGCTCCTCGATCACGCCGAAGGGCTCGCCGAGGAGCGGAAGGCGGCCTCGGTCTGCTTCCCGCACGTGGACGTCCGCGACACCGGGCTCGTCGACCTGCTGGAGAGCCGCGGCTACCGCTCGCACACCTCCGCGCACTACGCCTGGCTGCCCATTCCTCCCGGCGGCTGGGACCAGTTCCTCGCCGAGATGAGCAAGCACCGGCGTCGGCGGGTGCGGCTGGAACGCCGCGCCCTGGCCGAGGCCGGGGTGGAGGTCACCGTCGAGGCGCTGACCCAGGAACTGGTCCCGCGCCTGGGCGAGCTGGACTCCAACCTCCTGAAGAAGTACGGCAATCCGGCGAGCCCGGAGCACTCCGCCGGTCTGCTGTCCTGGATCGCCGACGTGATGGGCGACGACGTCATGGTCTCCGTGGCCCGGCAGAACGGCGTGGTCATCGGCTTCGGCATGGTCCTGCGCTCCCGGGCCCGCGGTGAGGAGCACTGGTTCGGCCACCGCGCCGGCTTCGACTACGAGGCCCAGGGCAAGCTGCCGCTCTACTACGACGTCCTCTACTACCGGGTGCTCGAAGCCGCGGCCGCGGCCGGGGTCTCCGTGCTGCACGCCGGGATCGGCAGCGTCGAGGCGAAGCTGGCGCGCGGCTGCCAGGCCAGCGAGGAGCGCTCGTACCTGCTGCGACTTCCCCGTACGGACCGAGACCGGAGGACCGCACCCCGATGA
- a CDS encoding ABC transporter substrate-binding protein yields MSARTQHPTATVPGAGWDAAVGAMVNPSDRRGGTLRLVSSADVDSLDPARTYYVWVWLLQRMLNRTLMAYPTDPGPAGLVPVPDLAEGPGQASDGARTWTYRLRENLRFDDGSPITSADVRHAVQRIFAQDVLPGGPTYLVPLLDDPARPYPGPYRSDEPLESVETPDARTIVFRLRSPFADFDHLMAQPCVSPVPRHADTGARYGEDPRCSGPYRIEEHRPGAYLHLVRNPYWDRATDPVRPALPDRVELTIGVGLDDLDAQLIDGVFDINLEGRGLQHAAQQRVTADEVLRTHTDNPRTSFLHFVSLQPHIPPFDNVHVRRAVHYAADRLLLQEARGGPVTGGDLTPALFPPRLPAHQGLDRYPAGPDLRGDLDKARAELAAAGLPDGFDAVIGTQRGKFRLVADAVVESVARVGIRLTVKELDVASYFSLGAGSPETIRKHNLGLVVTDWGADFPTEYGFLAPLVDGRQIKRNGGNWNIAELDAPEINELIDRSLHTTDPAERTRLWRVVERLVMEHAVILPLVHDKTLSFRNPWVTNVYVQPAFGLYDIQAMGLGPTAAPLDRETTP; encoded by the coding sequence ATGAGTGCCCGGACCCAACACCCGACCGCGACGGTCCCCGGCGCCGGCTGGGACGCCGCCGTCGGCGCCATGGTGAACCCCTCGGACCGGCGCGGCGGAACGCTGCGCCTGGTGTCGTCGGCGGACGTGGACTCCCTCGACCCCGCCCGCACGTACTACGTGTGGGTGTGGCTGTTGCAGCGCATGCTCAACCGCACGCTGATGGCCTACCCCACGGACCCCGGACCCGCCGGACTCGTCCCCGTCCCGGACCTCGCCGAGGGACCCGGGCAGGCGAGCGACGGAGCCAGGACGTGGACGTACCGGCTGCGCGAGAACCTGCGGTTCGACGACGGCTCCCCGATCACCTCGGCCGACGTGCGCCACGCCGTGCAGCGGATCTTCGCGCAGGACGTGCTTCCCGGCGGACCGACGTACCTCGTGCCGCTCCTGGACGATCCGGCGCGGCCCTACCCGGGGCCGTACCGGAGCGACGAGCCCCTGGAGTCGGTGGAGACGCCCGACGCGCGCACCATCGTCTTCCGGCTGCGCAGCCCGTTCGCCGACTTCGACCATCTGATGGCCCAGCCCTGTGTCTCACCCGTGCCCCGGCACGCCGACACCGGGGCACGCTACGGGGAGGACCCCCGGTGCAGCGGTCCGTACCGGATCGAGGAGCACCGGCCGGGCGCGTATCTGCACCTGGTGCGCAACCCGTACTGGGACCGGGCCACCGACCCGGTGCGGCCCGCCCTGCCCGACCGGGTGGAGCTGACCATCGGGGTGGGTCTCGACGACCTCGACGCCCAGCTGATCGACGGGGTCTTCGACATCAACCTCGAAGGGCGCGGGCTCCAGCACGCGGCCCAGCAGCGGGTCACCGCGGACGAGGTCCTGCGCACCCACACCGACAACCCGCGCACGAGCTTCCTGCACTTCGTCTCCCTCCAGCCGCACATCCCGCCGTTCGACAACGTGCACGTGCGCCGGGCGGTGCACTACGCGGCGGACCGGCTGCTGCTCCAGGAGGCCCGCGGCGGCCCCGTCACCGGCGGTGACCTGACACCCGCGCTGTTCCCGCCGCGGCTCCCGGCCCACCAAGGGCTGGACCGCTACCCGGCCGGACCCGATCTGCGCGGCGATCTCGACAAGGCGCGGGCGGAGCTCGCGGCGGCCGGCCTGCCGGACGGGTTCGACGCGGTGATCGGCACCCAGCGCGGAAAGTTCCGGCTGGTCGCCGACGCGGTCGTCGAGTCGGTGGCCCGGGTCGGCATCCGGCTGACCGTCAAGGAACTCGACGTGGCCAGCTACTTCAGCCTGGGCGCGGGCTCGCCGGAGACCATCCGCAAGCACAACCTCGGGCTCGTCGTCACCGACTGGGGCGCGGACTTCCCGACCGAGTACGGCTTCCTCGCCCCGCTCGTCGACGGCCGCCAGATCAAGCGGAACGGCGGCAACTGGAACATCGCCGAGCTGGACGCCCCGGAGATCAACGAGCTGATCGACCGGAGCCTGCACACCACCGATCCGGCCGAACGCACCCGGCTGTGGCGGGTGGTGGAGAGACTGGTGATGGAACACGCCGTGATCCTTCCGCTGGTCCACGACAAAACCCTGTCCTTCCGCAATCCCTGGGTCACCAACGTCTACGTCCAGCCCGCCTTCGGCCTGTACGACATCCAGGCCATGGGTCTCGGCCCCACCGCCGCCCCTCTCGACCGGGAGACCACTCCATGA
- a CDS encoding GNAT family N-acetyltransferase produces MTDSTPELRFIPLSADDDDTAGQWLELMAESADDVPGSAPPCPVDMIGSLRFAPPATALEDWVALRDGQVVGALRIALPHGAPVARVDQLLVHPKLRRRGIGRALFGRALELAADHGRTTLAGMTVEALEGGPARDAAPSAFAAALGASRADGPSGLHQWLDLRRHDPLADGVPALPEGYGLVRWGTVTPDAYAVPVSLLEQSLGDSGAEPDPDQEVETSYARAFETMRVGRGRRAYHTGVVHEASGTLAGYTSVSKTTGNPEYALQGMTVVHRGHRGHRLGLLLKLSNLENVLRQQPAVRLLETANAEDNHSMIAVNSAMGFVPQDRWVSWTVAVGSSG; encoded by the coding sequence ATGACCGACAGCACACCGGAGCTCCGCTTCATCCCGCTGAGCGCGGACGACGACGACACGGCGGGCCAGTGGCTCGAACTGATGGCGGAGTCGGCGGACGACGTCCCCGGGTCCGCACCGCCCTGCCCCGTCGACATGATCGGCTCCCTGCGCTTCGCCCCGCCGGCCACCGCGCTGGAGGACTGGGTCGCCCTGCGCGACGGGCAGGTGGTCGGCGCGCTGCGGATCGCGCTGCCGCACGGCGCGCCGGTGGCCCGCGTGGACCAGCTCCTCGTCCACCCCAAGCTGCGCCGCCGCGGGATAGGCCGGGCGCTGTTCGGCCGGGCCCTCGAACTGGCCGCCGACCACGGGCGGACCACGCTCGCCGGCATGACCGTCGAGGCACTGGAGGGGGGCCCGGCGCGCGACGCCGCCCCGTCGGCCTTCGCCGCCGCCCTGGGCGCGTCCCGCGCCGACGGCCCGTCCGGTCTGCACCAGTGGCTCGACCTGCGCCGCCACGACCCGCTCGCCGACGGCGTGCCCGCCCTGCCCGAGGGCTACGGCCTGGTCCGCTGGGGCACCGTCACGCCCGACGCCTACGCCGTGCCGGTCTCGCTGCTGGAGCAGTCCCTCGGTGACAGCGGGGCGGAGCCCGACCCCGACCAGGAGGTCGAGACGAGCTACGCCCGCGCCTTCGAGACGATGCGGGTGGGCCGGGGACGCCGGGCGTACCACACCGGTGTCGTCCACGAGGCGAGCGGAACGCTGGCCGGCTACACCAGCGTCTCCAAGACCACCGGCAACCCCGAGTACGCGCTGCAGGGCATGACGGTGGTCCACCGGGGCCACCGCGGGCACCGGCTGGGGCTGCTCCTGAAGCTCTCGAACCTGGAGAACGTGCTGCGCCAGCAGCCCGCGGTACGGCTGCTGGAGACGGCGAACGCCGAGGACAACCACTCGATGATCGCCGTCAACAGCGCGATGGGATTCGTACCTCAGGACCGCTGGGTGTCCTGGACCGTGGCCGTCGGTTCGTCCGGCTGA
- a CDS encoding EamA family transporter: MSTRDRLLAVLVAVLWGLNFLAVRVGLDHFPPFFLAALRFLVLAVPVVLFVPRPNVPLRWLLGYGLGFGAMQFGLLFLAIDNGMPSGQASVVVQAAAPLTVLLGAILLHERLSWQQLAGMAAAVLGLTVIAVDRARTAALLPLFLTLLAALGWALGNLASRQARPEHPLRFALWMSVVPPLPLLALSAVMEGPATGWRAFGGAFDAEGWPGLVALLYIALAGSVVGSGIWTALLKRYEAGTVAPYSMLVPVVGIAAAWPALGERPSGLSLAGAAIVVIGVLAGMGLTLPKRPHGKGPGGKPGPEPEAVVTQPDEPTATVQDTQRS, encoded by the coding sequence GTGAGCACCAGGGACCGGCTGCTGGCCGTCCTCGTCGCGGTGCTGTGGGGACTGAACTTCCTCGCCGTGCGGGTGGGGCTCGATCACTTCCCGCCGTTCTTCCTCGCCGCACTGCGCTTCCTGGTCCTCGCGGTACCCGTGGTCCTGTTCGTCCCCCGTCCGAACGTGCCGCTGCGCTGGCTGCTCGGGTACGGACTGGGCTTCGGGGCCATGCAGTTCGGGCTGCTCTTCCTGGCCATCGACAACGGAATGCCCTCGGGCCAGGCGTCCGTGGTGGTGCAGGCCGCGGCCCCGCTGACGGTGCTGCTCGGCGCGATCCTGCTGCACGAGCGGCTGTCGTGGCAGCAACTGGCCGGCATGGCGGCGGCGGTCCTGGGGCTGACGGTGATCGCCGTCGACCGGGCCAGGACCGCGGCGCTGCTGCCGCTCTTCCTCACCCTGCTGGCGGCGCTCGGCTGGGCCCTCGGCAACCTCGCCAGCCGGCAGGCCAGGCCCGAGCACCCGCTGCGCTTCGCGCTGTGGATGTCCGTGGTGCCGCCCCTGCCCCTGCTGGCGCTGTCCGCCGTCATGGAGGGGCCGGCCACGGGGTGGCGGGCCTTCGGCGGCGCGTTCGACGCGGAGGGCTGGCCCGGCCTGGTGGCGCTGCTCTACATCGCGCTGGCGGGTTCCGTGGTGGGCTCGGGCATCTGGACGGCGCTGCTGAAGCGGTACGAGGCCGGGACCGTGGCCCCGTACTCGATGCTCGTGCCGGTCGTCGGCATCGCGGCGGCCTGGCCGGCGCTCGGCGAGCGGCCGAGCGGCCTGTCCCTGGCAGGAGCCGCGATCGTCGTCATCGGTGTGCTGGCCGGTATGGGGCTCACCCTGCCGAAGCGCCCCCACGGCAAAGGCCCCGGCGGGAAGCCGGGGCCGGAGCCGGAAGCGGTCGTGACTCAGCCGGACGAACCGACGGCCACGGTCCAGGACACCCAGCGGTCCTGA
- a CDS encoding serine hydrolase yields MTEVPGTTTSAVRTAAETELAADSSPLAGPCRWAMELLTTPHLPSEEDMAASLVPGFLDKYPQGFTATLDEWRKLGPFTVTTYQPVAHKGWLVLTDQSGRDFSLTVIIDSTGLVRILHLQPDIFVPEVREWADLDEALRIEGVTSSVLAVRIEEGRHIVLHEKEAHRALPTGSAYKLYLMRALIHAIDNGELDWDDEVVTRPDLRSLPTGDMQELPDGTRVPVRETAHKMIAMSDNTAADLLADKVGREAVERAVVASGHHDPSLLRPFLSSREVFEIGWGAPELRRAWAEGDETARRELLHKVARPLTVRGSDLGETVHQLGLDWHMSAYDVFRVLEALVQDGTRDASGTVDAILTAYPGILVDRKKWSKAVFKGGSCPGVMMFCWLLEDHRGTPHVLVLQQAADEQKLIGDGQLLRRLGAKVIESGLLEGEKEPTP; encoded by the coding sequence ATGACCGAAGTCCCTGGTACCACCACATCCGCCGTCCGGACCGCGGCCGAGACGGAACTCGCCGCGGACAGCTCTCCCCTGGCCGGCCCCTGCCGCTGGGCGATGGAGCTGCTGACGACGCCGCACCTCCCTTCCGAGGAGGACATGGCCGCGTCCCTGGTGCCCGGCTTCCTCGACAAGTACCCGCAGGGCTTCACGGCGACCCTGGACGAGTGGCGCAAGCTCGGCCCGTTCACCGTGACGACCTATCAGCCCGTCGCCCACAAGGGCTGGTTGGTCCTCACCGACCAGTCGGGCCGGGACTTCTCCCTCACCGTGATCATCGACTCGACGGGTCTCGTCCGCATCCTGCACCTCCAGCCGGACATCTTCGTCCCCGAGGTGCGTGAGTGGGCCGATCTCGACGAGGCGCTGCGGATCGAGGGAGTCACCTCCTCGGTGCTCGCCGTCCGCATCGAAGAGGGCCGGCACATCGTGCTGCACGAGAAGGAGGCCCACCGGGCGCTGCCCACCGGCTCCGCGTACAAGCTCTACCTCATGCGGGCCCTCATCCACGCCATCGACAACGGTGAGCTGGACTGGGACGACGAGGTCGTCACCCGGCCCGACCTGCGCAGCCTGCCCACCGGTGACATGCAGGAGCTGCCGGACGGCACGCGGGTCCCGGTCCGCGAGACGGCGCACAAGATGATCGCGATGAGCGACAACACGGCCGCCGACCTCCTCGCCGACAAGGTCGGGCGCGAGGCCGTCGAGCGCGCGGTGGTGGCGTCCGGCCACCACGACCCCTCACTGCTGCGGCCCTTCCTGTCCAGCCGCGAGGTCTTCGAGATCGGCTGGGGCGCCCCGGAGCTCCGCCGGGCCTGGGCCGAAGGCGACGAGACGGCCCGCCGCGAACTGCTCCACAAGGTCGCGAGGCCGCTCACCGTGCGCGGCTCCGACCTCGGCGAGACGGTCCACCAGCTGGGCCTGGACTGGCACATGAGCGCGTACGACGTGTTCAGGGTCCTCGAAGCACTCGTCCAGGACGGCACCCGGGACGCGAGCGGGACGGTCGACGCCATCCTGACCGCCTACCCCGGCATCCTCGTCGACCGGAAGAAGTGGTCCAAGGCCGTCTTCAAGGGCGGCTCCTGCCCCGGCGTCATGATGTTCTGCTGGCTGCTGGAGGACCACCGGGGCACCCCGCACGTCCTGGTGCTGCAACAGGCCGCCGACGAGCAGAAGCTGATCGGCGACGGCCAGCTGCTGCGCAGACTCGGCGCGAAGGTCATCGAATCCGGGCTTCTGGAAGGCGAGAAGGAACCCACTCCGTGA
- a CDS encoding ferredoxin has protein sequence MSDPGRLTVTVDTAACCAMGRCAATEPDIFAQDPDTGTVVLLDPTPPPALHEGARLCADLCPCAAITVTEN, from the coding sequence GTGAGCGACCCGGGCCGGCTGACCGTCACCGTCGATACGGCCGCCTGTTGCGCCATGGGCCGGTGCGCGGCGACGGAGCCCGATATCTTCGCCCAGGACCCCGACACCGGCACCGTGGTGCTGCTCGACCCCACCCCGCCGCCCGCGCTCCACGAAGGAGCCCGGCTGTGCGCGGACCTGTGTCCGTGCGCCGCCATCACGGTCACCGAGAACTGA